One genomic region from Bactrocera tryoni isolate S06 chromosome 3, CSIRO_BtryS06_freeze2, whole genome shotgun sequence encodes:
- the LOC120771971 gene encoding beta-galactoside alpha-2,6-sialyltransferase 1 yields MNFGQMVFRVPALIITYFIIFQIQLIRAQPSQLKRLSILPFTEIFASLPEGTKQISLKAFNQNASTKVKAPKSFPHCTKSQHLSNPWKSSELNRNSGTVVAQQRKRRSVFHIRWNPNEKYVVESREKPAINSSKLSPHPRLKLSKNTKLTFNPKLFMCHDKHLEKCQNKTANFRQHIIHIFERSLIDLKNEPNFYNVHYTPVFASSFEEQYYPSACLLMDAGVKILRRRDPPFHNLEIGKLFPKQKLFRKINDIKTCAIVSSAGSLSGAKLGRFIDSHDIVMRFNDAPTIGYEIDVGSKTTIRVLNSQVVTKPQFNFTHASIFQNVTIAAWDPGKYNTSLSEWSRTADYDLFTNYKLYRHSYPKSRAFLIDPHSVWRLWQSLQTFVGSRPIRRNPPSSGFIGLALLLPYCPHIDFIEYIPSTRLNGRCHYYSKEMNSACTFGAWHPLAAEKLMALDMNLADDISVYQHGILRIRRPDKLLCGFNFLGY; encoded by the exons ATGAACTTTGGTCAAATGGTTTTCAGAGTACCAGCTTTAATCATAacgtattttataatatttcaaatacaattGATTCGCGCTCAGCCTAGCCAACTGAAACGATTGTCCATTTTACCGTTCACCGAAATATTTGCTAGTCTACCGGAAGGAACAAAGCAAATTTCACTAAAAGCTTTCAACCAAAATGCAAGCACAAAAGTCAAAGCACCAAAAAGCTTTCCGCATTGTACGAAAAGCCAGCATTTATCAAATCCATGGAAAAGCTCCGAGCTGAATCGGAACTCTGGCACAGTGGTTG CTCAACAGCGCAAACGTCGCAGTGTATTTCACATCCGTTGGAACCCTAATGAAAAATATGTGGTAGAGAGTCGTGAGAAACCAGCAATAAACTCTTCAAAACTTTCGCCACATCCACGCCTTAAGCTATCAAAAAATACTAAACTTACATTTAATCCGAAATTATTTATGTGCCATGATAAACATTTGGAGAAATGCCAGAATAAAACTGCGAACTTCCGTCAACACATAATTCACATTTTTGAAAGATCACTAATTGATCTAAAAAATGAGCCCAATTTCTACAACGTACACTACACACCTGTATTTGCAAGTAGTTTCGAAGAACAGTACTATCCATCAGCTTGCCTACTCATGGATGCTGGGGTTAAAATATTACGTCGAAGAGACCCTCCTTTTCACAACTTGGAAATCGGAAAGCTATTccctaaacaaaaattatttcgaaaaataaatgatattaaGACATGCGCAATTGTATCGAGTGCTGGATCGCTTTCCGGTGCAAAATTGGGAAGATTTATTG ATTCCCATGACATAGTGATGCGATTTAATGATGCCCCCACCATTGGATATGAAATAGACGTTGGTAGCAAAACTACAATTAGAGTATTAAACTCTCAG gtCGTTACTAAGCCTCAATTCAATTTTACACACGCATCTATATTTCAAAATGTTACAATTGCTGCCTGGGATCCGGGCAAGTATAACACCTCGTTAAGTGAATGGAGTAGAACTGCCGACTATGACTTATTTACCAACTACAAGTTATATCGACACAGCTATCCAAAGTCGAGAGCATTTCTTATTGACCCTCATTCGGTATGGCGTCTTTGGCAAAGTTTACAAACTTTTGTTGGAAGTCGCCCCATTCGTAGAAATCCACCAAGCTCAGGCTTCATAG GACTCGCTTTGTTATTGCCTTATTGTCCACATATAGATTTTATCGAATATATACCTTCAACTCGTCTAAATGGTCGATGTCACTACTATAGTAAAGAG ATGAATTCGGCTTGTACTTTCGGTGCATGGCATCCATTGGCTGCTGAAAAATTGATGGCTCTGGATATGAATTTAGCAGATGATATATCCGTTTACCAACATGGAATTTTACGCATTCGCCGACCAGATAAATTACTTTGcggatttaattttttgggaTATTAA